A genomic region of Candidatus Schekmanbacteria bacterium contains the following coding sequences:
- a CDS encoding AAA family ATPase — MRTVAIYGKGGIGKSTIASNLSAALSHMDEKVMQIGCDPKRDSVALLCGGLKKTILECLDEGMSEEIFSKVIHSGYNGIYCIESGGPKPGSGCAGRGVAQALGFIEQYRVFENYGITFALFDVLGDVVCGGFAQPVKDGFAKQVYLVTSGEILSILQMNNVCMSIISIAESYGSCTISGIISNMRGVPHEEEIVEEIAGIMGLPVIIHIPRSHTVQNAEREGKTVIEAYPEDSQAKIYRDLAAKILSSDPDETFSPNPVSLSEIKNVIKKYMPSQGYATHN; from the coding sequence ATAAGAACTGTGGCAATATACGGCAAGGGGGGTATAGGGAAGTCAACCATAGCCTCCAATCTAAGCGCAGCCCTGTCTCATATGGATGAAAAAGTGATGCAGATAGGCTGTGATCCCAAGAGGGATTCAGTGGCGCTTCTCTGCGGCGGCTTGAAAAAAACGATACTCGAATGTTTGGATGAGGGAATGTCAGAAGAGATATTCTCAAAAGTAATCCATAGCGGATACAACGGAATTTATTGTATTGAAAGCGGAGGTCCAAAGCCCGGGTCAGGATGCGCCGGACGTGGTGTGGCGCAGGCACTGGGGTTTATCGAACAATACAGAGTGTTTGAGAATTATGGAATTACCTTTGCCTTGTTCGATGTTTTAGGCGATGTTGTCTGCGGAGGATTCGCCCAGCCTGTTAAAGATGGTTTTGCAAAACAGGTTTACCTTGTCACTTCCGGAGAGATACTTTCCATCCTTCAAATGAACAATGTGTGTATGAGTATAATCTCAATAGCTGAGTCCTATGGTTCATGCACAATATCCGGTATTATAAGCAATATGCGCGGAGTACCCCATGAAGAGGAGATAGTCGAAGAAATAGCCGGAATAATGGGACTCCCGGTTATAATTCATATACCTCGCTCCCATACTGTCCAAAATGCAGAGCGTGAAGGGAAAACGGTTATTGAGGCTTATCCTGAAGACAGTCAGGCAAAAATTTACAGGGACCTTGCAGCAAAAATTCTTAGCTCTGATCCTGATGAAACATTTTCTCCCAATCCTGTTTCACTAAGCGAAATAAAGAACGTTATAAAAAAATATATGCCGTCACAGGGATATGCGACGCATAATTGA
- the tkt gene encoding transketolase, producing MALKNMNIDDLCINTIRTLSMDAVEKASSGHPGTPMALAPLSYLLWTKVMRHNPKNTNWFNRDRFILSCGHASMLLYSSLFLAGYDISIEDIINFRQWDSKTPGHPEYRVTPGIEMTTGPLGQGFASGVGMAMAEAHMAAVYNRKGLNIVDHYTYAICSDGDMQEGISHEAASLAGHLGLGKLIYFYDDNRITIEGNTSLAYSDDIENRFRGYHWHVQRVKDINDLHALENAIHAAQKEKGKPSLIIVRSDIGYGAPNKQNKCEAHGEPLGAEEIRLAKKNYGWPENEHFLVLEKVLKHSRKAVVRGEKNEKQWNKQFDEYRKKYPDYARMFEIALKGELPEGWDESLPDFSSKGAMIATRSASGKVIQSVSSRIPWLIGGSADLGPSNKSVMEGKGDFANTSYASRNIHWGIREHAMCACSTGIALHGGVRPYASTFFIFSDYARPAIRLASLMKIPVIYVMTHDSIGLGEDGPTHQPIEHIASFRAMPGIVLIRPADANETVEAWKFALQYKNGPVMLVLTRQNLPVILQGGRIASAKDLSKGGYILSKEKNSCPHAILIASGSEVHIALEAQQKLEADGIDARVVSMPSTHLFSAQPKSYRDKVLPPSVKARISIEAASTFGWREWVGDEGEIIGIETFGASAPYKLLYSKYGLTVENVVEKVKKLLK from the coding sequence ATGGCATTAAAGAATATGAATATAGACGACCTCTGTATCAATACAATACGCACTCTTTCCATGGATGCCGTGGAGAAGGCTTCCAGTGGCCATCCGGGCACACCGATGGCTCTTGCGCCGCTTTCCTATCTGTTATGGACGAAAGTCATGCGTCATAATCCTAAAAACACTAACTGGTTCAACAGGGATCGTTTTATCCTTTCCTGCGGGCATGCTTCAATGCTCCTCTATTCATCACTGTTTCTTGCCGGATACGATATTTCTATTGAAGATATTATTAATTTCAGACAATGGGATAGTAAAACTCCCGGGCATCCGGAATATCGTGTTACCCCGGGGATAGAAATGACTACAGGCCCTCTTGGGCAGGGTTTTGCGAGCGGTGTTGGTATGGCTATGGCAGAAGCGCATATGGCGGCAGTCTATAACAGAAAAGGGTTGAATATAGTTGATCATTACACATATGCGATATGCAGTGATGGAGATATGCAGGAAGGCATATCTCATGAAGCGGCATCTTTGGCAGGGCATCTTGGGCTTGGTAAGTTGATCTATTTTTATGATGATAATCGGATAACAATAGAAGGCAATACATCTCTTGCATATTCAGATGATATAGAAAATCGGTTCCGCGGATACCATTGGCATGTACAGCGGGTTAAAGATATAAATGATCTACACGCCCTTGAGAATGCAATTCACGCTGCACAAAAGGAGAAGGGAAAACCTTCTCTCATAATAGTGCGCTCTGATATTGGTTACGGAGCGCCAAATAAGCAGAATAAATGTGAAGCACACGGAGAACCTTTAGGTGCTGAAGAAATCAGACTTGCAAAAAAGAATTATGGTTGGCCTGAAAATGAGCACTTTCTTGTATTAGAGAAGGTCCTTAAGCATTCGAGGAAAGCAGTTGTTCGCGGAGAAAAAAATGAGAAACAGTGGAATAAACAATTTGATGAATATAGAAAAAAATATCCTGATTATGCAAGGATGTTTGAAATCGCTCTTAAAGGTGAATTACCTGAGGGATGGGATGAAAGCTTGCCTGACTTTTCTTCCAAAGGAGCTATGATAGCTACTCGAAGCGCTTCAGGAAAAGTGATTCAGTCTGTTTCATCAAGAATTCCTTGGCTTATCGGTGGCTCTGCAGATCTTGGTCCATCTAATAAATCTGTTATGGAAGGGAAAGGTGATTTTGCGAATACCTCTTATGCATCGAGAAACATTCACTGGGGAATTCGCGAGCATGCAATGTGTGCATGCTCTACAGGGATTGCACTTCACGGGGGAGTAAGGCCTTATGCGTCTACTTTTTTTATTTTCTCAGATTATGCAAGGCCAGCTATCAGATTAGCATCATTAATGAAAATTCCTGTCATATATGTAATGACGCATGACAGTATAGGATTAGGAGAAGATGGGCCTACTCATCAGCCAATTGAGCATATTGCTTCATTCCGTGCGATGCCGGGGATAGTTCTTATACGTCCTGCTGATGCAAATGAAACAGTTGAGGCATGGAAATTTGCCTTACAGTATAAAAATGGGCCCGTTATGCTTGTTCTTACAAGACAAAATTTGCCGGTTATATTGCAGGGGGGAAGGATTGCTTCAGCTAAAGACCTTTCCAAGGGAGGTTATATATTATCAAAAGAAAAAAATAGTTGTCCTCATGCAATACTAATTGCATCGGGTTCGGAAGTTCATATTGCACTTGAGGCTCAGCAGAAACTGGAAGCTGATGGAATAGATGCGCGTGTTGTGAGTATGCCAAGCACTCATCTCTTTTCAGCACAGCCCAAGAGTTATCGTGATAAAGTTTTACCTCCTTCTGTAAAAGCCAGAATAAGCATTGAAGCAGCGTCGACTTTCGGCTGGCGTGAATGGGTTGGCGATGAAGGTGAAATAATTGGAATTGAAACTTTCGGGGCAAGTGCACCTTATAAGTTGCTCTATTCGAAATATGGCCTGACAGTTGAAAATGTTGTAGAAAAAGTAAAAAAGCTTCTTAAATAG
- a CDS encoding metallophosphoesterase: MKKKYLIPLILVLISIQSCSNFTELKTGTTTLNEKSVERISTVPASDSFSFVVFGDNREGFEIYEKIVAFTNELNPFFTINTGDLVPDGSYSSYLRFLSMSEKLNMPYFVCAGNHDIRNNGRKYYRNIFGPSDFFFDYANCRFIIIDNSTSYLTDSQLSWLEQRLLTSKHKFIFMHYPPEIGNWHHTMTYNNKKFIKMMEKHDVDYVFCGHIHCYDKYVKNGVTYVITGGAGAAFGLERDVSGEYINHLMVVEVNGDVIQDTMIKVEPGAYSSPANEKFRRFKKLRRW, from the coding sequence ATGAAAAAAAAATATTTAATACCGTTAATACTTGTCCTGATCTCTATTCAATCATGCAGCAATTTTACAGAGCTTAAGACGGGAACAACTACGTTAAATGAAAAATCAGTTGAAAGAATAAGCACTGTGCCAGCATCCGATTCATTTTCTTTCGTTGTTTTTGGAGACAATAGGGAAGGATTTGAAATTTACGAAAAAATAGTTGCATTTACAAATGAGTTAAACCCATTCTTTACAATTAACACCGGAGACCTTGTTCCTGACGGGAGTTATTCATCATATTTGCGCTTTCTATCGATGTCTGAAAAGCTGAACATGCCCTATTTCGTCTGTGCCGGAAACCATGATATAAGAAATAACGGCAGAAAATACTATAGAAACATCTTTGGTCCCTCAGACTTTTTCTTCGATTATGCAAACTGCCGTTTTATAATTATCGATAACAGCACCAGCTATCTAACAGACAGCCAGCTCTCATGGCTTGAGCAAAGACTCCTAACCAGCAAACACAAATTTATTTTTATGCATTACCCTCCTGAGATTGGCAACTGGCACCACACCATGACTTATAACAATAAGAAATTTATAAAAATGATGGAAAAACATGATGTAGATTATGTCTTTTGCGGACATATTCATTGCTATGACAAATATGTAAAGAACGGCGTCACTTATGTCATTACAGGAGGTGCTGGAGCAGCATTCGGTCTTGAGAGGGATGTTTCCGGTGAATATATAAACCATCTAATGGTCGTTGAAGTAAACGGTGACGTAATACAGGATACCATGATAAAAGTTGAACCCGGAGCTTATAGCTCTCCTGCAAATGAAAAATTCAGGCGCTTCAAAAAACTAAGAAGATGGTAA
- a CDS encoding DUF4921 family protein — MPEFRQNVATKDWVIVATERAKRPEDFVAKKEKKERLSFREDCPFCPGNETKTPPSLYQVQNGKGWQVRVIPNKFAALVPDGEFKRIEGIPFHSMTGIGDHEVIIETPKHNLSPALLEPQDMNSLLAVYRDRYKKIISNPPRTQMIIMFRNHGESAGTSLEHPHSQVVATPIIPLHIKYRIDEALRYYESTGECVFCYMIDEEMKCGDRIIAKNERFVVFEPFASSSPFETWIMPLRHSSSFDQITDDEISALATIFQDTLKRLYHGLDDPDYNYMIKSSPVDRRTSDYFHWYIKIVPRLTKAAGFEIGSGMYINSAMPEKCAEFLRKVNFSK; from the coding sequence ATGCCGGAATTTCGCCAGAATGTAGCTACGAAAGATTGGGTAATAGTCGCTACAGAACGTGCAAAACGTCCTGAAGATTTTGTAGCGAAAAAAGAAAAAAAAGAAAGACTTTCTTTTCGTGAAGATTGTCCTTTTTGCCCGGGCAATGAAACTAAAACTCCACCAAGTCTTTATCAGGTCCAGAATGGGAAGGGTTGGCAGGTAAGAGTGATTCCAAACAAGTTCGCAGCATTGGTGCCTGATGGAGAATTCAAAAGGATAGAAGGCATTCCATTTCATTCCATGACCGGTATAGGCGATCATGAGGTAATCATCGAGACTCCGAAACATAATCTGTCTCCTGCGCTTCTTGAGCCTCAGGATATGAACTCACTCCTTGCTGTTTACCGTGACAGGTATAAAAAAATAATTTCGAACCCGCCGAGAACTCAGATGATAATAATGTTCAGAAATCATGGTGAGAGCGCCGGTACATCTCTTGAACATCCTCATTCTCAAGTGGTGGCTACACCGATCATTCCTCTTCATATAAAGTACAGGATTGATGAGGCTTTAAGATATTACGAATCGACGGGAGAATGTGTATTCTGCTATATGATAGATGAAGAGATGAAGTGTGGCGACAGAATAATTGCTAAAAACGAAAGATTTGTAGTTTTTGAGCCTTTTGCTTCGAGTTCTCCATTTGAAACATGGATCATGCCGCTTCGTCATTCATCATCATTTGATCAGATAACAGATGATGAAATAAGTGCTCTTGCAACGATTTTTCAGGATACGTTGAAACGCCTGTATCATGGACTTGATGATCCGGATTACAACTATATGATAAAATCTTCTCCAGTGGACAGAAGGACCAGCGATTATTTCCACTGGTATATTAAGATAGTTCCCAGGCTTACAAAAGCAGCAGGTTTTGAAATAGGTTCCGGGATGTATATCAATTCCGCAATGCCTGAAAAATGCGCGGAATTCCTTCGTAAGGTTAATTTTTCGAAATAA
- a CDS encoding Hsp20/alpha crystallin family protein — MTILHYHPIASERSSGKLLSEDTPLFKDMFFGEDFYRGWTEREEMRINVYETDEQWEYFVELPGVKESDLKVSFEEGHIKVSGERRFEESSEKIAKYHLREIGDGYFERWLHVHEGANMEGISASLKSGLLKITIPKLETSKTKLIEVKCVD; from the coding sequence ATGACAATTCTACATTACCATCCGATAGCATCTGAAAGATCCAGTGGGAAATTATTGTCTGAAGATACCCCCCTTTTTAAGGATATGTTTTTTGGAGAGGATTTTTACAGGGGCTGGACTGAAAGAGAAGAGATGAGGATAAATGTTTATGAGACAGATGAACAATGGGAATATTTTGTAGAGTTACCAGGAGTTAAGGAATCAGATCTAAAAGTATCTTTTGAAGAGGGACATATCAAAGTTTCCGGAGAGCGGAGATTTGAGGAATCTTCTGAAAAGATTGCAAAGTATCACTTAAGAGAGATAGGTGATGGATATTTTGAAAGGTGGCTCCATGTTCATGAGGGAGCGAATATGGAAGGTATTTCAGCGAGTTTAAAGAGTGGGTTGCTTAAGATTACAATTCCTAAACTTGAAACTTCAAAAACAAAGCTAATTGAAGTAAAATGCGTTGATTAA
- a CDS encoding AAA family ATPase gives MKQIAIYGKGGIGKSTICCNLSIAMTMLGEKVFQIGCSPKTDSTSMLNGGEMITPGILENVRSKGSNRDSLMECIRLSPDGVYFAETGGPEPAKGCAGKGVTVALELISKYRVLEEIGATVAFYDVIGDIVCGGFAMPMRKGFANDIYIVTSGELMSLYSANNICIAIADAASDGGSARVSGIIGNMRGVKGEWEIINDFAKMTGVPIIASIPRDNTIQECEVEGVNVIKKYADSDIAKKIREIASIILKNKRGVIPRPVQLEELIDLLKKYQSPFRKRLRASA, from the coding sequence ATAAAACAGATTGCAATATATGGTAAGGGAGGGATAGGTAAATCCACTATCTGCTGTAATCTCTCTATTGCCATGACTATGCTTGGTGAAAAAGTTTTCCAGATCGGATGTTCCCCCAAGACCGATTCAACATCAATGCTTAACGGCGGAGAGATGATAACTCCGGGCATACTTGAAAATGTGAGGAGTAAGGGGAGCAACAGAGATTCACTTATGGAGTGTATCAGGTTATCCCCTGATGGAGTTTACTTCGCAGAGACCGGCGGTCCTGAGCCGGCAAAAGGATGCGCAGGCAAGGGTGTAACCGTAGCGCTAGAACTTATATCAAAATACAGGGTGCTTGAAGAGATCGGAGCAACGGTCGCATTTTACGATGTTATCGGAGACATAGTCTGCGGCGGCTTTGCAATGCCCATGAGGAAAGGTTTTGCAAATGATATCTATATTGTCACAAGCGGAGAGCTTATGTCCCTTTACTCTGCGAACAATATATGCATTGCCATAGCAGATGCCGCTAGTGACGGGGGAAGTGCAAGGGTATCAGGGATAATCGGTAATATGCGAGGCGTTAAAGGAGAATGGGAGATAATAAATGATTTCGCAAAGATGACAGGTGTTCCAATCATTGCTTCTATCCCGAGAGATAACACAATACAGGAATGCGAAGTAGAGGGAGTTAACGTTATAAAAAAATATGCAGACAGCGATATTGCAAAAAAAATCAGAGAAATTGCTTCTATTATCCTCAAAAATAAAAGAGGAGTAATTCCCCGTCCTGTCCAGCTTGAAGAGCTGATAGACCTGCTGAAAAAATATCAATCGCCATTTAGAAAAAGACTGAGAGCGTCAGCGTGA
- the sat gene encoding sulfate adenylyltransferase yields the protein MIEPHGGKLINRFVTGAESETLEGKAKGLKKITINSREASDLEMISTGALSPLEGFMGEKDYKSILKNKRLANGLPWTVPIVLTAKNGSEGDYKIGSEAAIYDERNDLLGVIEIEDKYKFNKEEEATAILRTTDEAHPGVQYLKSIGETYLGGKIKIIRKPRHNSFHDFRLDPAQTRALFKEKGWNSVVAFQTRNPIHRAHEYLQKCALEVVDALLIHPLMGDTKGDDIPGDVRWDCYKVLMENYYPTSRVAISIFPAAMRYAGPTEAIFHAIARKNYGCTHFIVGRDHAGVGSYYGTYDAHYIFREFDPKEIGITPMFFDHAFYCNTCGNMASTKTCPHSKENHVFLSGTKVREMLKEGQRPPKEFTRPEVADVLINSMKNS from the coding sequence ATGATAGAACCACATGGCGGTAAGCTTATAAACAGGTTTGTAACTGGAGCAGAATCTGAGACTCTTGAGGGAAAAGCAAAGGGCTTAAAAAAAATCACCATAAACAGCAGGGAAGCAAGTGACCTTGAAATGATTTCTACAGGTGCACTTAGCCCGCTTGAAGGTTTTATGGGTGAGAAAGATTATAAGAGCATTCTTAAAAATAAAAGGCTTGCTAATGGCCTTCCCTGGACTGTTCCAATAGTACTGACAGCAAAAAATGGAAGTGAAGGCGATTATAAAATAGGTTCTGAAGCTGCAATCTATGATGAGCGGAATGATCTTCTTGGCGTTATCGAAATTGAGGATAAATATAAATTCAATAAGGAAGAAGAGGCGACTGCTATCTTAAGGACTACAGATGAGGCTCATCCGGGTGTTCAGTATCTGAAATCCATAGGTGAGACATATCTTGGCGGGAAGATAAAGATTATAAGAAAACCCCGGCACAACAGTTTTCATGACTTTAGGCTTGATCCTGCACAGACTCGGGCACTTTTTAAAGAGAAGGGGTGGAACAGTGTTGTTGCTTTCCAAACAAGGAACCCGATTCATCGTGCTCATGAATACCTTCAAAAATGTGCGCTGGAGGTTGTTGATGCACTTTTAATCCATCCGCTTATGGGTGATACCAAGGGTGATGATATTCCCGGTGATGTACGATGGGATTGTTATAAAGTTCTTATGGAAAATTATTATCCAACATCAAGGGTTGCCATATCTATATTTCCTGCCGCGATGAGATATGCGGGACCTACGGAAGCTATTTTCCATGCAATTGCGAGAAAAAATTACGGGTGTACGCACTTCATAGTTGGTAGAGACCATGCCGGTGTGGGAAGCTATTACGGTACATATGATGCCCATTATATTTTCCGGGAATTTGACCCAAAGGAAATAGGGATAACTCCGATGTTTTTTGACCACGCCTTTTACTGCAATACCTGCGGCAATATGGCATCCACAAAAACATGCCCCCATTCAAAAGAGAACCATGTTTTTCTTAGCGGTACAAAAGTGCGTGAGATGCTGAAAGAGGGACAAAGACCACCGAAAGAGTTTACCCGTCCCGAAGTTGCAGATGTGCTCATTAACAGCATGAAAAATTCTTAA
- a CDS encoding nitrogenase component 1: MRRIIDRRTNRQALSELPYGYSCSFCGAFLAGAVMKGCGIITHCSPGCNFSLNITQLGASGRFSKPVNFASTLLTEKDVIFGGGGSLYDSLLRFADNFDIDFEMVITGCSAETIGDNISEISSRAFEKTGKPVLTVNAGGYKGNTVDGYNMALKSIAEQLVIDEMPRVDKSVNLIGIIPVHDLFWRGNINEMTRLIQSIGATVNSVLVGEGMTLADIRRLPSASLNVVVSESVGIEAAAVISERFGMETVICDEGYPVGTVSSSKWLERVGKALNVSTEIINSAIVAETNSVLGSVANYISALNDVILKQRYFILADSFYALGIFSYLTGELGMTPEVIAVSTCNDRTLEKIGELCDRFSVNPVIAIDPDNNDIEKLLDETEPTLFIGRGEDIQIARKKGVPLLGLTPTNLHRIQLYPLPLTGFNGGLVILDEIFREVMNVR; encoded by the coding sequence ATGCGACGCATAATTGACAGAAGGACGAATCGACAGGCATTAAGTGAACTTCCTTACGGATACTCATGTTCTTTTTGCGGCGCCTTTCTTGCCGGTGCCGTGATGAAAGGATGCGGTATTATCACCCACTGTTCGCCGGGGTGTAATTTTTCCCTTAACATTACCCAGCTTGGAGCAAGCGGCCGGTTTTCAAAGCCTGTGAATTTCGCCTCAACGCTTCTTACGGAAAAGGATGTCATATTTGGGGGCGGAGGCAGTCTCTATGATTCTCTTCTCAGATTTGCTGACAATTTTGATATTGATTTCGAGATGGTAATAACCGGGTGCTCAGCAGAGACTATAGGTGACAATATCTCGGAAATCTCGTCCCGGGCATTTGAAAAAACAGGGAAACCAGTGTTGACCGTTAATGCTGGGGGATACAAAGGGAATACAGTTGACGGCTATAACATGGCCTTAAAATCAATTGCCGAACAGCTTGTTATTGATGAAATGCCGCGTGTGGATAAGTCGGTTAATCTCATAGGGATTATTCCTGTCCATGATCTTTTTTGGAGAGGGAATATTAATGAGATGACAAGGCTGATTCAGAGTATTGGAGCAACAGTAAATTCCGTTCTTGTCGGAGAAGGCATGACCCTTGCTGATATCAGGCGGCTGCCTTCGGCATCGCTCAATGTGGTTGTAAGCGAAAGTGTAGGCATTGAAGCAGCGGCTGTAATATCGGAGAGGTTTGGCATGGAGACGGTTATTTGTGATGAAGGTTATCCGGTAGGAACTGTCTCTTCTTCAAAATGGCTCGAGAGGGTAGGCAAGGCTTTGAATGTCAGCACCGAAATAATTAATTCAGCAATTGTTGCTGAGACAAATTCAGTTTTAGGAAGTGTAGCAAACTACATAAGTGCACTTAATGACGTCATATTGAAACAAAGATATTTCATACTGGCAGATTCATTTTATGCGCTGGGTATTTTTTCCTATCTTACCGGTGAACTCGGGATGACGCCGGAGGTAATTGCAGTTTCGACTTGTAATGACAGAACGCTGGAGAAAATCGGTGAGCTTTGTGACAGGTTTTCAGTGAATCCGGTCATAGCCATCGACCCTGATAATAATGACATTGAAAAACTTCTGGATGAAACAGAGCCTACGTTGTTTATCGGTAGAGGGGAAGATATTCAGATTGCGAGAAAAAAGGGTGTTCCTCTGTTAGGGCTTACTCCGACAAACTTACACCGGATTCAGTTATATCCCTTGCCTTTGACCGGTTTTAACGGTGGCCTTGTGATTCTTGACGAGATATTCAGGGAAGTTATGAACGTGCGATAA
- a CDS encoding CopG family transcriptional regulator, with product MDSKVTIKIPRVLYTKIQHLISESGFNSPTDFIVYVLRDLVGEKEAVKENHEFSAEELKEIKRKLKNLGYL from the coding sequence ATGGACAGCAAAGTCACTATAAAGATACCGCGGGTACTTTATACTAAAATTCAGCATCTTATATCTGAATCAGGTTTTAACTCGCCGACAGATTTCATAGTTTACGTTCTTCGTGACCTTGTAGGGGAAAAAGAAGCGGTTAAGGAAAATCATGAATTTTCTGCGGAAGAGCTTAAAGAAATTAAACGAAAACTGAAAAACTTGGGATACTTGTAA